In a single window of the Mesoplodon densirostris isolate mMesDen1 chromosome 16, mMesDen1 primary haplotype, whole genome shotgun sequence genome:
- the PDIA2 gene encoding protein disulfide-isomerase A2 produces MDGRLLPALLLLLGASGLWGQGPGPEGPLEEPPEEEPPEKEPPEEDGILVLSRQTLGLALREHPALLVEFYAPWCGHCKSLAPEYSKAAALLAAESAKVRLAKVDGPAEPELAEEFAVTEYPTLKFFRDGNHTHPEEYTGPWEAEGIAEWLRRRVGPSATRLEDEEGAQALIDARDVVVIGFFQDLQDKDVATFLALAQDVLDMSFGLTNQPQLFQKFGLTKDTVVLFKKYDEGRADFPVDEELGLDQEDLSRFLLTHSMHLVTEFNSQTSHKIFAARILNHLLLFVNQTLAPHRELLAGFREAAPGFRGQVLFVVVDVGASNDHVLQYFGLKAEEAPTLRFINIETTKKYMPVDRGPVTATSVADFCRAVLGGEVKPYHLSQEVPPDWDQRPVKTLVGKNFEQVAFDETKNVFIKFYAPWSTHCKEMAPAWEALAEKYRDHEDIVIAELDATANELEALPVHGFPTLKYFPAGPGRKVIEYKGTRDLETFSKFLDSGGELPAEEPTEVPGAPFPEMPENTTEPKDEL; encoded by the exons ATGGACGGCCGGCTCCTGCcagcgctgctgctgctgctcggGGCCTCAGGCCTGTGGGGACAGGGGCCAGGGCCCGAGGGTCCCTTGGAGGAGCCCCCTGAGGAGGAGCCCCCCGAGAAGGAGCCCCCGGAGGAGGATGGGATCTTGGTGCTGAGCCGGCAGACCCTTGGCCTGGCCTTGCGGGAGCACCCTGCCCTGCTGGTGGAGTTCT ACGCCCCATGGTGTGGGCACTGCAAGTCACTGGCCCCTGAGTACAGCAAGGCGGCTGCCCTGCTGGCAGCAGAGTCGGCCAAAGTCAGGCTGGCCAAGGTGGACGGACCCGCGGAGCCAGAGCTGGCCGAGGAGTTTGCGGTGACAGAGTACCCCACACTCAAGTTCTTCCGTGATGGGAACCACACGCACCCGGAGGAGTACACTG GCCCCTGGGAGGCCGAGGGCATTGCTGAGTGGCTGAGGCGGCGGGTGGGGCCCAGTGCCACGAGGCTGGAGGATGAGGAGGGCGCCCAAGCGCTGATAGATGCCCGGGATGTGGTGGTCATTGGCTTCTTCCAG GACCTGCAGGACAAGGATGTGGCTACCTTCCTGGCCCTGGCCCAGGATGTCCTGGACATGAGCTTTGGCCTCACCAACCAGCCTCAGCTCTTTCAGAAGTTCGGCCTCACCAAGGACACCGTGGTCCTCTTCAAAAAG TATGACGAGGGGCGGGCAGACTTCCCAGTGGATGAGGAGCTGGGCCTGGACCAAGAGGATCTGTCACGCTTCCTCCTCACGCACAGCATGCACCTGGTCACGGAGTTCAACAGCCAG ACGTCCCATAAGATCTTTGCAGCCAGGATCCTTAACCATTTGCTGCTGTTCGTCAACCAGACGCTGGCCCCCCACCGGGAGCTGCTGGCGGGCTTCCGGGAGGCGGCTCCCGGCTTCCGGGGGCAG GTGCTGTTTGTGGTGGTGGACGTGGGCGCCAGCAACGACCACGTGCTCCAGTACTTCGGCCTCAAGGCCGAGGAGGCCCCCACCCTACGCTTCATCAACATTGAGACCACCAAGAAGTACATGCCTGTGGACAGGGGGCCAGTCACCGCCACCTCGGTTGCAGACTTCTGCCGCGCAGTCCTGGGTGGGGAGGTCAAG CCTTATCACTTGAGCCAGGAGGTCCCCCCCGACTGGGACCAGCGGCCAGTCAAGACCCTCGTGGGCAAGAATTTCGAGCAGGTGGCTTTTGATGAAACCAAGAACGTGTTTATCAAGTTCT ATGCCCCATGGAGCACCCACTGCAAAGAGATGGCCCCGGCCTGGGAGGCACTGGCTGAGAAGTACAGGGACCACGAGGACATCGTCATCGCCGAGCTGGATGCCACGGCCAACGAGCTGGAGGCCCTCCCTGTGCACGGCTTCCCCACCCTCAAGTACTTCCCGGCGGGGCCTGGTAGGAAG GTGATTGAATACAAAGGCACCAGGGACCTGGAGACCTTCTCCAAGTTTCTGGACAGCGGGGGTGAGCTGCCTGCAGAGGAGCCCACGGAGGTGCCCGGAGCCCCCTTCCCG GAGATGCCAGAAAACACCACGGAGCCCAAGGACGAGCTGTAG
- the ARHGDIG gene encoding rho GDP-dissociation inhibitor 3 — protein MLGLDACELWAQLLELLRLALCARVLLTDKEKGQLPPDEVLDEAVPEYRAPGRKSLLEIQQLDPDDESLVNYKRALLGPEPPALDPSLPNVQVTSLTLMSEQAPGPITMDLTGELAALKNRVFVLKEGVDYKVKITFKVNKEIVSGLKCLHHTYRQGLRVDKAVYMVGSYGPSAQEYEFVTPLEEAPRGVLVRGAYVVTSFFTDDDRTPHLSWEWGLHICQDWES, from the exons ATGCTGGGCCTGGACGCGTGTGAGCTGTGGGCGCAGCTGCTGGAGCTGCTCCGGCTGGCGCTGTGCGCCCGAG TCCTCCTGACCGACAAGGAGAAGGGGCAGCTGCCTCCAGATGAGGTGCTGGATGAGGCCGTGCCGGAGTACCGGGCCCCGGGGAGGAAGAGCCTCCTGGAGATCCAGCAGCTGGACCCGGACGACGAGAGCCTGGTCAATTACAAGCGGGCGCTGCTGGGGCCTGAGCCGCCTGCCTTGG ACCCAAGCCTGCCCAACGTGCAGGTGACCAGCCTGACACTGATGTCTGAGCAGGCCCCAGGGCCCATCACCATGGACCTCACAG GAGAGTTGGCTGCGCTGAAAAACCGGGTGTTTGTCCTGAAGGAGGGTGTTGATTACAAAGTGAAGATTACCTTCAAG GTCAATAAGGAGATCGTCAGTGGCCTCAAGTGTCTGCATCACACCTACCGCCAGGGCCTGCGAG TGGACAAAGCCGTCTACATGGTGGGCAGCTATGGCCCGAGCGCCCAGGAGTACGAGTTTGTGACTCCGTTGGAGGAGGCGCCCCGGGGAGTGCTGGTGCGGGGTGCCTACGTGGTCACGTCCTTCTTCACCGATGACGACAGGACCCCCCACCTGTCCTGGGAGTGGGGCCTCCACATCTGCCAGGACTGGGAGAGCTGA